A window of Oncorhynchus keta strain PuntledgeMale-10-30-2019 unplaced genomic scaffold, Oket_V2 Un_contig_8293_pilon_pilon, whole genome shotgun sequence contains these coding sequences:
- the LOC127926783 gene encoding uncharacterized protein LOC127926783, with product MKQPELSVCKELPVCKELSVCKELSVCKELPVCRVLSACMEQSELSVCMKQPELSVCKELPVCRELSVCRELSACMEQPELSVCKELSVCIEQLDPPVSHDLLDLPVNQILPDLPVNQSLPDLPVNQNLPDLLVNQNLPDLPASQDLPEPTTCLSFSQYWASPQFRAAPQSRAAPQSRAAPQSRAAPQSRASPQSRASPQSRASPQSRAASVPSCPSVPSCPSVTSCSSVQWGSG from the exons gtctgcaaggagctgtcagtctgcaaggagctgtcagtctgcaaggagctgccagtctgcagggtgctgtcagcctgcatggagcagtcagagctgtcagtctgcatgaagcagccagagctgtcagtctgcaaagagctgccagtctgcagg gagctgtcagtctgcagggagctgtcagcctgcatggagcagccagagctgtcagtctgcaaggagctgtcagtctgcatagagcagctagatccgccagtcagccatgatcttctagatctgccagtcaaccagattcttccagatctgccagtcaaccagtctcttccagatctgccagtcaaccagaatcttccagatctgctagtcaaccagaatcttccagatctgccagccagccaggatctaccagagcctactacctgcctgagcttctctcagtactgggcttcccctcagttccgggctgcccctcagtcccgagctgcccctcagtcccgagctgcccctcagtcccgagctgcccctcagtcccgagcttcccctcagtcccgagcttcccctcagtcccgagcttcccctcagtcccgagctgcctcagtcccgagctgcccctcagtcccgagctgcccctcagtcacgagctgctcctcagttcagtggggttctgggtga